One genomic segment of Mesoterricola silvestris includes these proteins:
- a CDS encoding beta-ketoacyl synthase chain length factor yields MTVRVLGIGAVGGFGCGAENLGLAPGEPGTLTLPWGEGTRGIPAFRADTTPLERFVERKALRRVDHFSRMALLGAHLALEDAGRTPEGLALVVASGFGPTGTTFSLIDSMMRDGDACTSPIHFAGSLHNTPAAHIGIFLGITGPCLTLSRFEGLVPSALTAARLLLAEGRAERVLVGVVDEFSELMGYLWARGESRPVAGEGAAFLLLSAREEDGPGACALEEAEAAAGPWPWGAMPGAQAFAIAAAAARIRSSRR; encoded by the coding sequence GTGACGGTGCGGGTGCTGGGCATCGGCGCGGTGGGCGGCTTCGGCTGCGGCGCGGAGAACCTGGGCCTCGCCCCCGGCGAACCCGGGACGCTCACCCTCCCGTGGGGGGAGGGCACCCGCGGGATCCCGGCCTTCCGGGCCGACACCACCCCCCTGGAGCGCTTCGTGGAGCGCAAGGCCCTGCGCAGGGTGGATCACTTCTCCCGCATGGCCCTGCTGGGCGCCCACCTGGCCCTGGAGGACGCGGGGCGGACGCCGGAGGGCCTGGCCCTGGTGGTGGCCAGCGGCTTCGGGCCCACCGGCACCACCTTCAGCCTCATCGACTCCATGATGCGGGACGGGGACGCCTGCACCTCCCCCATCCACTTCGCGGGTTCGCTGCACAACACCCCCGCGGCCCACATCGGCATCTTCCTGGGGATCACCGGGCCCTGCCTCACCCTCAGCCGTTTCGAGGGCCTGGTGCCTTCGGCGCTCACGGCGGCGCGCCTCCTCCTCGCCGAAGGCCGGGCGGAGCGGGTCCTGGTGGGCGTGGTGGACGAATTCTCCGAGCTCATGGGCTACCTCTGGGCCCGGGGCGAATCCCGGCCGGTGGCCGGGGAAGGCGCCGCCTTCCTCCTGCTTTCCGCCCGGGAGGAGGACGGCCCCGGGGCCTGCGCCCTGGAGGAGGCCGAGGCCGCCGCCGGACCCTGGCCCTGGGGCGCCATGCCCGGGGCCCAGGCCTTCGCCATCGCCGCCGCGGCGGCGCGGATCAGATCATCCCGCCGTTGA
- the fabG gene encoding 3-oxoacyl-ACP reductase FabG, producing MTQPQRVLVTGASGRIGRAIALRLARDGFHVTAHARTRAAEAEALAAEILGAGGSADVTVFDVTDREAARSALEALVEAHGPYYGIVCNAGITRDNAFPALSEEDWDLVLRTSLDGFFNVVHPLTMPMIRLRKGGRIVCIASVSGVIGNRGQVNYSAAKAGLIGAAKALAVELAGRAITVNCIAPGLIASEMLEEVDLGHALAVVPMKRVGQPEDVADLAGFLFSPSAGYITRQVIGVNGGMI from the coding sequence ATGACCCAGCCCCAGCGCGTCCTCGTCACCGGCGCCAGCGGCCGCATCGGGCGCGCCATCGCCCTGCGCCTGGCCCGGGACGGCTTCCACGTCACCGCCCACGCCCGCACCCGCGCCGCCGAGGCCGAGGCCCTGGCCGCGGAGATCCTGGGGGCGGGGGGTTCCGCCGACGTGACGGTCTTCGACGTCACGGACCGGGAGGCGGCCCGCTCCGCCCTGGAGGCCCTGGTGGAGGCCCACGGGCCCTACTACGGCATCGTCTGCAACGCCGGCATCACCCGGGACAACGCCTTCCCCGCCCTGTCGGAGGAGGACTGGGACCTGGTGCTCCGCACCAGCCTGGACGGGTTCTTCAACGTGGTGCACCCCCTGACCATGCCCATGATCCGCCTGCGCAAGGGGGGCCGCATCGTGTGCATCGCCTCGGTGTCCGGGGTCATCGGGAACCGCGGCCAGGTGAACTACAGCGCCGCCAAGGCCGGCCTCATCGGCGCCGCCAAGGCCCTGGCCGTGGAACTGGCCGGCAGGGCCATCACGGTGAACTGCATCGCCCCGGGCCTCATCGCGTCCGAGATGCTCGAGGAGGTGGACCTGGGCCACGCCCTGGCGGTGGTGCCCATGAAGCGCGTGGGCCAGCCCGAGGACGTGGCGGACCTGGCGGGGTTCCTCTTCTCCCCCTCCGCGGGCTACATCACCCGGCAGGTCATCGGGGTCAACGGCGGGATGATCTGA
- a CDS encoding ApeP family dehydratase, translating into MRPAEDLLVHRPPMLLLDAVLDHRRDGILARARVDPGAWYADARGAMPAWFGLELMAQAIAAYGGLNRRAQDREPRLGYLLGTRAYTCTLPAFPAGSELGIHAELKYLDDSGLSAFACGITLDGEEVATAILKTFEGERP; encoded by the coding sequence ATGCGACCCGCCGAGGACCTCCTGGTCCACCGCCCCCCCATGCTCCTCCTGGACGCCGTGCTGGACCACCGGCGGGACGGGATCCTGGCCCGCGCCCGGGTGGACCCCGGCGCCTGGTACGCCGACGCCCGGGGCGCCATGCCGGCCTGGTTCGGCCTGGAGCTCATGGCCCAGGCCATCGCGGCCTACGGCGGCCTGAACCGGCGGGCCCAGGACCGGGAGCCCCGCCTGGGCTACCTGCTGGGAACCCGGGCCTACACCTGCACCCTGCCCGCCTTTCCCGCGGGGAGCGAACTGGGGATCCATGCGGAATTGAAGTACCTGGACGATTCGGGCCTGTCGGCCTTCGCCTGCGGCATCACGCTGGACGGCGAGGAGGTCGCCACGGCCATCCTGAAGACCTTCGAAGGGGAGCGACCATGA
- a CDS encoding DUF3261 domain-containing protein, protein MKRALLLVLALLGCAWRPSLPYRLQPASTGPRCFANQEVVFRRPGAQPERLLTTVENDGRRLSIVASSPLGQTLFVLRVEDGPAVLDARVPLPEAFDPNLLPALIQLSDWPLEEARKGLAPGMELREEGALRTLLRKGRTLLTLDRKGAEPPYRAILLRVPPMDLEATITTLDD, encoded by the coding sequence ATGAAGCGGGCCCTGCTCCTCGTCCTGGCCCTCCTGGGCTGCGCCTGGAGGCCTTCGCTGCCCTACAGGCTCCAGCCCGCGTCCACCGGGCCCCGCTGCTTCGCCAACCAGGAGGTGGTGTTCCGCAGGCCCGGCGCCCAACCCGAGCGGCTCCTCACCACCGTGGAGAACGACGGGCGCCGGCTGTCCATCGTGGCCTCCTCCCCCCTGGGCCAGACCCTCTTCGTCCTGCGGGTGGAGGACGGGCCCGCCGTCCTGGACGCGCGGGTGCCCCTGCCGGAAGCCTTCGACCCCAACCTCCTGCCCGCCCTCATCCAGCTCAGCGACTGGCCCCTGGAGGAGGCCCGCAAGGGCCTGGCCCCGGGCATGGAGCTGAGGGAGGAGGGTGCCCTGCGCACCCTCCTGCGCAAGGGCCGGACCCTCCTCACCCTGGACCGCAAGGGCGCCGAACCCCCGTACCGCGCCATCCTCCTGCGGGTGCCCCCCATGGACCTGGAAGCCACCATCACCACCCTGGACGACTGA